A genomic window from Planococcus rifietoensis includes:
- the rlmD gene encoding 23S rRNA (uracil(1939)-C(5))-methyltransferase RlmD, whose amino-acid sequence MKPVTKNDRLSVYVEDLTHDGAGVAKVDGYPLFIKDALPGETVTVHVLKTLKSYGFAKLISIEEKSADRIDAPCPVFEICGGCQLQHLSYEGQLKYKEKVVRDAMARLGKLPDVPVHPVKGMDNPWRYRNKSQIPFGLDDGRVVAGFYQPRSHRIADTDICLIQTPEADILMASLKRNLVDMGIEPYEEKTHRGMLRHVVLRKGRVTGELMVVLVTKKQKFPQAERAVEAIRAALPDVTSIMQNVNPEKTNVIFGNETINLWGKDIIEDRIGDVRFEISARSFYQVNPEQTEVLYGQALDYAGLTGTETVIDAYCGIGTISLFLAQRAKFVMGVEIVPQAIEDAKRNADLNGFTNTLFEAGPAEEVIPRWYKDGKEADVLVVDPPRKGCDEALLQTMLEQQPERIVYVSCNPATLARDLRILEDGGYRTQEVQPVDMFPQTTHVECVAWLTRS is encoded by the coding sequence ATGAAACCAGTAACGAAAAATGACCGCTTGTCCGTCTACGTCGAAGACTTGACGCATGATGGTGCCGGCGTTGCCAAAGTGGACGGCTATCCGCTGTTCATCAAAGATGCATTGCCCGGTGAGACCGTAACGGTGCATGTATTGAAAACATTGAAATCCTACGGGTTTGCGAAACTCATCTCGATCGAAGAGAAATCCGCAGACCGCATCGATGCGCCGTGCCCGGTGTTTGAGATTTGCGGCGGCTGCCAATTGCAACACCTGTCCTACGAAGGGCAATTGAAATACAAAGAGAAAGTCGTGCGCGATGCGATGGCGCGACTCGGCAAATTGCCGGACGTGCCGGTCCATCCGGTCAAAGGCATGGACAATCCGTGGCGCTACCGCAACAAATCGCAAATCCCGTTTGGCCTTGATGACGGCCGAGTGGTGGCTGGTTTTTACCAGCCGCGCTCGCACCGTATTGCGGATACCGATATCTGCTTGATCCAGACGCCGGAAGCGGATATTTTGATGGCGTCGCTCAAGCGCAATTTGGTAGATATGGGCATCGAGCCGTATGAAGAGAAGACACACCGCGGCATGCTGCGCCACGTCGTCCTGCGCAAAGGGCGCGTAACGGGCGAATTGATGGTCGTGTTGGTGACGAAGAAGCAGAAATTCCCTCAAGCAGAGCGCGCCGTGGAAGCGATCCGTGCGGCTTTGCCGGACGTGACGTCGATCATGCAGAACGTTAACCCAGAAAAGACCAATGTCATTTTCGGGAATGAAACGATCAATCTATGGGGCAAGGACATCATCGAAGACCGGATCGGCGATGTGCGCTTCGAGATCTCTGCGCGTTCGTTCTATCAGGTCAACCCGGAACAGACGGAAGTGCTGTACGGGCAGGCGCTAGATTACGCGGGGCTGACAGGAACGGAAACGGTGATCGATGCGTATTGCGGCATCGGCACGATTTCGCTATTCCTTGCACAGCGCGCGAAATTCGTCATGGGTGTCGAGATCGTCCCGCAGGCGATTGAAGATGCCAAACGCAATGCCGATTTGAATGGTTTTACGAATACCTTATTTGAAGCAGGACCCGCCGAAGAAGTCATTCCGCGCTGGTATAAAGATGGCAAAGAAGCCGATGTGCTTGTCGTCGACCCGCCGCGCAAAGGCTGCGATGAAGCACTCCTTCAAACGATGCTCGAACAACAGCCAGAGCGCATCGTTTACGTTTCCTGCAACCCGGCGACGCTGGCACGCGACCTGCGAATTTTGGAAGACGGCGGCTACCGGACGCAGGAAGTCCAGCCGGTCGATATGTTCCCGCAGACGACGCACGTTGAATGTGTCGCGTGGCTGACGAGAAGCTAA
- the cydS gene encoding cytochrome bd oxidase small subunit CydS, with the protein MNDFFIFYAPFLVIILAIAVGFWISLKDGPVTKDKK; encoded by the coding sequence ATGAATGATTTCTTCATTTTCTATGCGCCGTTTCTGGTGATCATCCTGGCGATTGCCGTCGGGTTCTGGATATCACTGAAAGATGGCCCGGTAACGAAAGACAAAAAATAA
- a CDS encoding GNAT family N-acetyltransferase, with product MSDIHFKRLADDAQSLERFRELNALFADAFEEDETYLGNPPSDGYLQSLLAKEHVLVCVALSGGELAGGLVAYVLDKFEQQRKEVYIYDLAVASKYRRRKVATRLIRFVQAEAQELGAWVVFVQADPVDTAAVKLYSSLGTREDVFHFDFTLAERK from the coding sequence ATGTCAGACATCCACTTTAAACGGCTGGCGGATGATGCACAGTCGCTGGAGCGGTTCAGGGAATTGAATGCTTTGTTTGCGGATGCATTTGAAGAGGACGAAACGTATCTTGGAAACCCACCGTCCGATGGCTATCTCCAATCTTTATTGGCAAAAGAGCATGTCCTCGTTTGTGTGGCATTGTCCGGCGGCGAACTTGCAGGCGGGCTTGTCGCATACGTCTTGGATAAATTCGAGCAGCAGCGGAAAGAAGTATACATCTATGATTTGGCAGTGGCCAGCAAATACCGCAGAAGAAAAGTCGCGACCAGGCTGATCCGGTTTGTCCAGGCGGAAGCGCAAGAGTTGGGCGCATGGGTCGTTTTCGTGCAGGCGGATCCTGTGGACACGGCTGCTGTGAAACTATACAGTTCGCTCGGAACAAGAGAAGATGTATTTCATTTTGATTTCACCTTAGCGGAACGAAAATGA
- a CDS encoding DUF1801 domain-containing protein — MYEQKTKEHEGSVIEFIESVEKPSKKEDAYRLLEIFEQATGHPAKMWGDSIIGFGSYHYRYATGHEGDAPLAGFSPRKAKISLYLTGCAEKEPDALERLGKCTSGKSCIYINKLSDIDSEVLKELIQNAAAYLQERYPDKG, encoded by the coding sequence ATGTACGAACAAAAAACGAAAGAACACGAAGGCAGCGTCATTGAGTTCATCGAGTCGGTCGAAAAGCCGTCAAAAAAAGAAGATGCCTACCGGCTGTTGGAGATTTTCGAACAAGCGACCGGCCATCCGGCGAAAATGTGGGGAGATAGCATCATCGGTTTCGGGTCTTACCATTATCGCTACGCGACAGGCCATGAAGGCGACGCGCCTCTAGCCGGGTTTTCCCCGCGCAAAGCGAAAATCAGCTTATACCTGACAGGCTGTGCAGAAAAAGAGCCAGATGCGCTTGAGCGCCTGGGGAAATGCACGTCGGGCAAATCCTGCATCTACATCAATAAACTCAGCGATATCGATTCGGAAGTGCTGAAAGAATTGATCCAAAATGCAGCAGCGTATTTGCAGGAGCGCTATCCTGACAAAGGCTAA
- a CDS encoding flavodoxin family protein — protein MKIGIIVHSQTGHTLLVGERLREKLQSDGHEVRLMRMQNLEKEEAKNPTDVQLDSLPETKGYDALIFGAWVQGFTLCPGFIKYAEQLPDLGQASVSCFLTQQFRYKWMGGNRAMSKMTTSLETKGAVVKSTAIINWSHKKREQQIEELAERFTRQYKA, from the coding sequence ATGAAAATCGGTATTATCGTGCATTCCCAGACCGGGCATACCTTGCTTGTCGGGGAACGGCTTCGTGAAAAATTACAAAGTGATGGGCATGAAGTTCGTTTAATGAGGATGCAAAATCTAGAGAAAGAAGAAGCGAAAAACCCTACAGATGTACAATTGGATTCATTGCCGGAAACCAAAGGATATGATGCTTTGATTTTTGGCGCATGGGTACAGGGCTTTACGCTATGTCCTGGGTTTATAAAGTATGCGGAACAACTTCCGGATCTCGGCCAAGCGTCGGTATCTTGTTTTTTGACGCAGCAATTCCGCTATAAATGGATGGGCGGCAATAGGGCCATGTCCAAAATGACGACATCGCTTGAAACAAAAGGGGCAGTGGTCAAATCGACCGCCATCATCAATTGGTCCCATAAGAAAAGAGAACAGCAAATCGAGGAATTGGCGGAACGCTTCACTAGACAATACAAAGCGTAG
- the fbpA gene encoding Fur-regulated basic protein FbpA, whose translation MEHIPESKFEDKRSMVIDELVSKNVFKINGRQLYELSLYELLKEYTDKSLSS comes from the coding sequence ATGGAACACATACCCGAGTCAAAATTCGAAGACAAACGGTCGATGGTCATTGATGAGCTCGTTTCGAAGAATGTCTTCAAGATCAACGGCAGGCAGCTTTACGAACTGTCCTTATATGAACTGTTAAAGGAATATACCGATAAAAGCCTAAGCTCATGA